Within Microbacterium oryzae, the genomic segment CGGCCACGCGCCGGAGGTCGGCGGCGGGATCGGTCACCGCACTACTCTCGCACGCGGGCGGCGGCGGTCAGAGGTGCACGAGGGCGTCGTCGGGGCGGCGGTCCTCGTCGCGGTGCGAGACGAGCACGACGACCCTGTCTTCTGTCGCCGCACGGACGTCGGCCATCATGGCGGCCGCGGTCGGGGCGTCGAGGTGCGCGGTGGGCTCGTCGAGGAGGATGACGTCGGCCCGCGCCAGCAGCGCCCGAGCGACAGCGAGTCGCTGGCGCTCGCCGCCGGAGAGCGCGGAGCCGGCCGCTCCCACCCGCGTGCTCAGGCCATCCGACAGCGCAGCGAGCAGCGGCCCGAGCCCCACCCGGATCAGCGCGTCCTGCAGGGCCGCGTCGTCGGGGCTTTCGTCCCGGCCACGGGCGAGGAGGAGGTTGCCGCGGAGGGTGGAGTCGAAGACGTACGCGTCCTGCGGGCACCAGGCCACGCGACCGCGCCAGGCGTGCTCGTCGAGCGACGTGAGCGCGGTGCCGTCGGCGCGGATCTCGCCGTGCGCGACCGGAAGTGCGCCCATGATCGCCGAGAGCAGTGTCGATTTGCCCGACCCGGAGGGGCCCGCGACGACGAGCCAGCGGCCGGCGGTCGCCGTTCCCGAGACGCCCGAGACCGCCGGATGGTCGGCGCCGGGGTACTGCACGGCGACGTCGTCGAGGTCGACGGCCTGCGTGACGCCGTCGGGCTGCTGCTCGCCCCACGCGGCGGTGGGGGCGGGCCGCAGCACGGGAGCCAGGCGGCCGATCACCTCGCGCAGGGCCGGAACGCGGTGCGCGGCGGCGACGAATCCGGCGAGCGGGTCGAGCAGTGCGAGCGCGAGGAGGGCGATGACGGAGACGCTCTCGGCGGGGATGCCGGGGGAGAGCGGCGCGACGACGACGGCGAGGATGGCCGTGGCGGCGGTGACGACGGCGGTGCCGAGCCCGGCGGCCCAGGAGGCGCGGCGCTCGGCGTCCGCGAGTCGGGCGGCGGCCGCGTCGAGCGCGGTGAGCGCGGCAGGAGCCATCCCGTTGCCGCGGAGGTCGGCGGACGCGGCGGCGAGGGCGGCGGTGCCGCGGACGATCTCCGAGCGGGCGGCGACGCGCGCGCGCCCCGCGCCCCGCTCGGCGAGGGACGACAGCCAGGCCGCGAGGGCGAGGGCCCCGGCGAGCACGACGAGGACGAGCAGGGTGAGGTGCGGGACGACGAACCAGGTCGTCACGACGGCGCCGAGTGCGGCCAGCACGCCGATCGCGAGCGGCGCGACGACGCGCGGCAGCTGGTCGCGCAGGTCGTCGGCGAGCGTGACGAGGTAGTCCAGCGGCGCGCCGCCCTCGAGGAGCCGGCGCGATCCCGCGCCGCGGGCGGCGATCGCACGCCACAGGCGCAGGCGCAGCGCGTCCACGGTGCGGAAGGCCGCGCGGTGCGTGACGAGGCGCTCGGCGTATCGGCCGACCGAGCGGCCGATGCCGAACGCGCGGACGCCGACGATCGCGACGAGGAGGTACATGATGTACTCCTCCACGCTGGCGCGGACGATCAGCCACCCCGACACCGCCGTGAGCGCGAGCCCGAGTCCGGTGGCGACGACGCCGAGCGCGACCGCCCCCGCCCACGCCGGGAGCTCGGGCCGGAGGAGCGAGAGCAGGCTGAGGCCCTTCGCCTGATCCGCCGTGTCTCGGTCGCTGCGAGTTCGCGGCTCGGATGCCCGCGCGGGCTGAGACACGGGGGAAGCGGCGGATGGCCGCGCGGCGTGAGACACGGTCCCCGGCGTGAGGGGGGCGGCGGGCGCGAGGGCGACGGTGGACGTCGCGAGGGCGAGCGTCTCGGGCTCGTGGCTCGCGAGGACGACGGTCGCCCGCTCCGCGCGACGGCGGATGGCCGCGCGCACGCGGTCCGCGGACGCCCGGTCGAGGTGGGCGGTCGGCTCGTCGAGCACGAGCAGCCGGGCTCCCGCGTCGACGCGCGCCAGGGCCCGTGCTACCGCCAGGCGGCGCAGCTCGCCGGGGCTCAGCTCGGCGATCGACGCCTCCGCCACGTGCGCGAGGCCGAGCTCGGCCAGGGCGCCGAGCGGGTCGGCGGCACCGTAGAGCGCGAGCTCCTCGATGGGAGTGCCCGCGAAGCCGCGGGGCGCCTGCGGTGCCCAGCCCACGCCATCCGCCCCGACGCCGTCGACCCGGCCCGTCGCCGTCGCATCGGCGGGAAGCGTGCCGGTCAGCGCCGCGAGCAGGGTCGACTTGCCGGCGCCGCTCGGGCCCGCCACGGAGACGATGCCGGAGAGCTCGGCCGTGACCGGGGTGAAGGCGACGTGCTCGCGGCCGGCGTACCGGACGGCGAGGCTCTCGACCCGGACCGTTGCGAGAGCGCCGCCGTCGCGGACGTCGCGCGCGACCGGTCGCGACAGCAGCGCCTTCGCGCGGTCGAGGGCGGCGAGGCCGTCCTGCGACGCGTGGAACGCGGTCCCCACCTCGCGAAGGGCGGCGTAGCACTCGGGCGCCAGGACGAGGGCGAGGATGGCCGGGGCCAGTTCCACGGTGCCGTTCAGCAGGCGGATGCCGAGGAGGACCGCGACGAGCGCGACCGAGATCGTCGCGATGAGCTCGAGGGCGAGCGCGGACAGGAACGCCCAGCGGAGGGTCTCCTGGGTGCGCTCGCGATACGCGCGCTGGATGCCGTCGAGGGCATCCGTCTGCTCCGCCACCCGCCCGAGGCCGACGAGCACGGGGAGCCCGCGGGCGAGCTCGGCGAGGTGGTCGGCGAGACGCGTGAGCGCCGAGAGCGCGGCGTCGGTGCGCTGCTGCGTGTGCTTGCCGATGAGGATCATGAACAGCGGCACGAGCGGCACCGTGAGGACCACGACGCCCGCGCTGATCCAGTCGGCGCCGAGGATCCGCAGACCCACGACGAGCGGGACGACCGCCGCCGCGATGAGGGCGGGCAGCGACTGCACGTAGTAGTCGTCGAGGTCGTCGAGTCCGTCGGCGGCGAGCACCGCGGTGCCGCCGCCGGCCGCGTCGCCGCCCGCGATGCGCCGCCACAGCCGGGAGCGGAGATCGCGCTTGACCTCGCTCGCGACCCGACGCGCGGTGACGGCGGTGGCCCATTCGGCGCCCGCGCGCAGCAGCGCGCCCGCGACGCCGGCGATGAGGAGGGCGCGCGCGGCCGCGGTGTCGAGACCGCCGGTGGCGAGGGCGGCGATGCCGCGGGCGATGGCGTCGGCGATGAGGACGAGACCCAGCGCCCGGAGCGCGGCCAGCACGCCGAGCGCGACGAGCCGTGCCCGGGGCACCGGGCCGAGGTCGGGGCGGCGGAAGCCGGGGACGCCCGCGGTGCGCTCAGCTTCGAGGACCCAGGGGTCGAGGGCGGGCTGCGGCGTTTCGTCTCGCTTCGCTCGCTCAACCTCCGGGGCGGCCATGCCGCTCACTTGGCGCGGAGGATCGCGGGCAGCACCACGTGCACGTCGGGGATCATCCCGGGCGTCACGCGACGGCGGAAGATCCAGTAGCTCCACGCCTGGTAGAGGAGGACGACCGGAAGGCCCACGCACGCGACGACCGTCATGACCCCCAGCGTGTACTGACCGCTCGACGCCGTCCACACGGTGAGGTCGAAGGCCGGATCGATCGTCGAGGGCAGCACGCGGGGGAACAGCCCTGCGAAGATCGCCGCGACGCCGAAGACGCCGAACCCGGCGTATCCGACGAAGGCGCGGCCCTCCCGCCGGCGACGCGCCTGCAGCCATCCGTAGACCGCCGCGACCACCGCGAGCACGACGAGCGCCCACGACAGCAGCGTGCCGCCGTGCGCGAACTGCACCCACAGCGCCCAGACCGCGGCCGGGATCAGGCAGAACGGCGCCCATCGCGAGGAGAACCGGCCCGCGCGAGCGCGGACGGGGCCATCCGACTTCAGCGCGAGGAAGGTCGAGGAGTGCGCGAGGGCGAAGCCGACGACCGCGAGGCCGCCGATGATCGCCGGCAGCGTGAGCCAGACGAACGGCCCGCCGACGCGGTTGCCGTTCTCATCGAGCGGCAGCCCCGTCGAGGTGAGGGCGAGGGCGGCGCCCACGCAGAACGTGACGATGACCGAGCCGATGCCGATGCAGCGCGTCCAGAAGCGCGCCCACCGGGCCGTCGCGACCTTGCCGCGGTACTCGATGCCGACCGCGCGGATGATGAGCCCGATGAGGGTGATCGTCAGCGGGAGGTAGAGCGCGGAGAACAGCGACGCGTACCAGTGCGGGAATGCGGCGAAGGTCGCAGCTCCCGCCGTGATGAGCCACACCTCGTTGCCGTCCCACACCGGGCCGATCGTGTTGAGCATGACGCGGCGGTCACGTTCCTCGCGCGTGCCGAAGAGCATGTGCATGCCGACGCCGAGATCGAAGCCCTCCAGCAGGAGGTAGCCGGTCCAGAGAGCGGCGATGGCGATGAACCAGAAGACGGGAAGAGCATCCATGGGGGTTCCTCAGCAGTCGATCAGTAGGCGAACGCGAGCACGTCGTCCCGCGGGCCGTCACCATCGGGATGGTCGTCGCGGTCATGCGCGGGGGCGAGCTCCGGCATGGCGCTCGCCACCCCGCCGCGCACGTACTTGACGAGCAGGAAGAGCTCGAAGACGAGCATCACCGCGTACACGGCCGCGAGCGAGATGACGGAGAACAGCAGCTCGCCGGCCGTGACGCCGGGGGACACGGCGGCCGCCGTGAACATGAACACCCCGTCGACCCCGGTCGCGTCGGGGTTCGGCGCCACGACGAAGGGCTGGCGGCCCATCTCGGTGAAGATCCAGCCCGCGATGTTCGCCGCGAACGGGGCGAGGATGCCCAGGAGCGCGAGGCGCATGATCCAGGGCGAGCGCGACACGGTCCCCTTGCGGGTGAGCCACAGCGCGATGACGGCCGCGCCCGCGACGATGCCGCCGAGCCCGATCATGAGCCGGAAGCCCCAGTACGTGATCCACATGACCGGCACGTACTGCACCTCGCTGCCGGCCCGGTCGCCGTAGAGCGCGTCGTCGGGGATGGTCTCGCCGTACTGGTCGACGTACTGCGGCTCGAGGTCGCTGATGCCGGGCATCTCGGCGCCCCACTCGCCGGTGCCGAGGAAGCCCAGGACGCCGGGGACCTCGATGAGGGTGACGACGTCGGAGCAGTCCGACGAGCCGGGGTCGCCGAGCGACAGCACGGAGAAGGACGAGCCGGTGTGGCAGGCGGCCTCCGCCGCGGCCATCTTCATGGGCTGCTGCTCGTACATGAGCTTGCCCTGCACGTCGCCGGAGATGACGGTGCCGGCGAAGCCGAGGATGGCGACGACCGCGCCGAAGCGGAGCGACCACAGCCAGACGCCGTGATCCTTCTCGTCGCGACCAGGGACATCCGCTCGCCCGACGACGACGCGGCCGTCGTCGTCGACGGAGTCGATGCCGTCATGGCGCCGCCGCCACAGGTGGTACCAGGACAGCCCGAGGAGGAACATGCCGGCGACGACCAGCGCGCCGAGGATCGTGTGCGTGAACGCGGCGATCGCGGTGTTGTTCGTGAGGACCGCCCAGATGTCGGTCATGACCGGACGGCCGTCGTCGCCGAGCTCGACGCCGACGGGGTGCTGCATCCACGAGTTGGCGACGATGATGAAGTACGCCGAGACCCAGGAGCCGATGACCGCGCACCAGAGGGCGGCGAGGTGGAGGCCCTTCCGCAGGCGGCCCCAGCCGAAGATCCACACGCCGAGGAACGTCGACTCCACGAAGAACGCCAGCAGCCCCTCGAGGGCGAGCGGGGCGCCGAACACGTCGCCGACGAACCTCGAGTACTCGCTCCAAGCCATCCCGAACTGGAACTCCTGGACGAGGCCGGTCGCGACGCCGACGATGAAGTTGATGAGGTAGAGCTTCCCCCAGAACTTCGTCATGCGCAGGAACCGCTCATCGCCCGTGCGCACCCAGGCGGACTGGAAGATCGCGACGCACATGCCGAGCCCGATCGTGAGCGGGACCATGAGGAAGTGGTAGACGGTGGTGATGCCGAACTGCCAGCGGGCGATGTCGAGGACGTCCACGCGGGTTCTCCTTCGGGGGGATCGGGTCGGGCGCCTCGCTCGACCACGTCTAATTCTACGCCTTGTAGAACTAGTTCGACTGATCGTAGAACAAGTTCGACCGGGGGTAGAATTGCGGCAGATCACGACCGGTGCGGATGGCCGTGATCGCGAGGATCGGGAAGCAGGGAGGTGCGCATGGGAACGCTGGGCGAACTCGAACGCGCCGTCATGGACGCGGTGTGGGATGCGGATGTGCCCCTGACCGCGTACGACGTCAAGGACCGACTCGAGCTGGAGCAGGGGCGCGCGCTCGCCGCGACGACCCTGCTGACCGTGCTGTCACGCCTCGAGAAGAAGGGCTTCGTCGCCTCCGACCGCTCCGTGCGCCCGCACCGCTACACGCCCGTCGCCTCGCGCGCGGACCACGTCGCCGAGCTCATGCACGAGGTGCTCGGCGAGTCCGCCGACCGGATGGCCGTGCTCGAGCGGTTCGTCGGCGGCGTCTCCGAGGAGGACGCGGCCGTGCTCCGCAAGCTGCTGCGCGGCGCGGTCTGAGCGAGCGCCCGTGACGCGCTTCGCGGCCGACGCCGTGGCCTCCGGGCTGGACGGGGCCATCGTCATCCCGCACGGGATGATCGTGTGGAGCGCGGTCGCGCTCGGCCTCTTCGCGCTCGCGCTGGCCTGGCCGGTGCCCGTCGTCCTGTCGCGGGCGGCGTGGCCGATGCGCGCCCCCGTCATCGCGCTGCTGCTGTGGCAGGCGATCGGCCTCGCGGGCGGCCTGTCGATGATCGGCGCCCTCGCCCTCGCCGGCTACGCCGCCGCCCCGGGCCGCCATCTGCTCGCGCTCGCTCCCGCGGCGGCCTTCGCGCTGTACCTGCTCGTCCACCTCGCGGTGACGATCGTGCAGGTGGTGCGCCAGCGCCGACGGCACCTGTCGCTGCTGGATCTGCTGTCGTCGCCGCATCCCACGCGCGCCCGCACGCGGGTGCTCGACGACGCGGTGCCGGTGGCGTACTGCCTGCCCCGCGGCGCCGGGTCGGTGACCGTGCTGTCGCAGGGGCTCCTCGACCGCCTGGACGCCGACGAGCTCGTGGCGGTCATCGCACATGAGCGCGCGCACGTCGAGCAGCGGCACGATCTGCTGCTGCTGGCCTTCCGCGCTTGGCGTGCGGCGCTGCCGTGGTTCCCGATCGCGGCGCGCGCAGAGGCGGAGGTCGCCGCGCTCGTGGAGATGCTCGCCGACGACCACGCGCGACGCGAGGTGCGCGACGAGGTCCTGGCCCGGGCCATCCTGCATGTCGGTGCGCCGGGGGTCGCCGGCGCCGAGGTCGTCGTGTCGGGCTCAACGCGCGTGAGCGACCGCTTCCGCCGTCTCGCCGCGTAGGGGGCGGCCCTCAGGCGGAGTCGCGGACGATCACGCGCGGCCGCACCGGCGGGAGGATCGGCTGCTCGCCGGCGAGGATCGCGTCGATCTGCTCGGGCCCGATCTGCGGGTGGCCGCCGTCGCTCTGCGAGACCGTCGTGAGCTGCGGATGGGTGCGGCGGGCGAGCGGCAGGTCGTCGATGCCGATGATGGCGAGCTCGTCCGGCACCGCGATGCCCGCGCGGCGGGCGGCGCCGAGCACGCCCACGGCCACCTCGTCGTTGTACGCTGCGACGCCGGTGGCTCCCGCGGCACGCAGCCGCGCGAGCTCGGCGGCCAGCGGCTCCTGCTCCGCGAGCGGGATGGCCGTGAGCGCGATCCCGCGCGCGGTCGCCTCCGCGCGGGCGGCGGCCAGCCGCAGCTCGGAGAGCGCTGCGAGCTCCGGCTCGGGCGGCGCGACGTAGACGAGCGACCGATGCCCGTGCTCGGCGAGATGCGCGACCTGCAGCGTGGCCATCACGCCGATGTGGTCCTGTGACGACGCCGTCACGACGCGCGCGACGCCCAGGCCCTCGAGTCGGGTGACGAGCGCGGGATCGAGATCTCCGAGCGCCAGCACGACCTCGGGTCGCAGCCGGTCGGCCAGCGCGACGAGCACCTCGCCGCCGGCGTCGGCGCCGGTGTACTGATTCACCACCGGCACGTAGCCCCGCTCGACGAGCGCTCGAGACAGCGCGCGGGTGGCGTTCGCGACGAGCTCGCCGTGCGGGATGGTGCTGGTGTCGATCACGACGATGCCCGTGCTCCCCGATGCGAGGGCGCGCGCATGGACGCTGGGCACATACCCGAGGTCGGCGGCCGCCTGCAGCACGCGACGCCGTGTCGTCTCCGGGATCGTCTGCCCCGGGGTGTCGTTGAGCACGTAGCTCACGGTGGCGCGGGAGACGCCGCTTGCGGCGGCGACGTCGGCGGCGGTCACGCGGGCGCTGCGCGTGCCGCGCGGGGAGGGAGGGGCCATGCGCTTCCTTGCGTTCGGAAAGGGCTCGGGGTACATTCAACCCCATACTGAAGCGCGTAAGTGATCTCGGCGACGAGGTCCGGCACGGACCGAGAAAGGCCTCCCCATGCACCCAGCCGTCTCCCGCCTCTCCCTCGACGAGAAGATCTCCCTGCTCACGGGCGACACCTTCTGGTCCACCCGGGGCATCGAGCACGCCGAGATCGAGGGTGCGACCCTGACCGACGGCCCGCACGGCGTCCGCCTGCAGTCCGGCGCCGCGGACCACCTCGGCATCAACGACAGCCACCCCGCCACCGCGTTCCCGACGGCGGCCGCGACCGGCTCGACGTGGGACCCGGAGCTCCTCGCCGAGATGGGCGAGGCCCTCGGCCGCGAGAGCCGTGCGCTCGACGTCGACGTGCTCCTCGGCCCGGGCGTCAACATCAAGCGCTCGCCCCTGTGCGGCCGCAACTTCGAGTACTTCTCCGAGGACCCGCTGCTGGCCGGCGCGCTCGGCTCGGCCTGGGTGCGCGGCATCCAGCAGCAGGGCGTGGGCGCCTCCCTCAAGCACTTCGCCGCGAACAACCAGGAGTTCGAGCGCATGCGCATCAGCGCCGAGGTCGACGAGCGCACGCTCCGCGAGATCTACCTCCCCGCATTCGAGCGCACCGTGAAGGAGGCGCAGCCCGCCACCGTCATGTGCTCGTACAACCGCGTCAACGGCGTCTACGCGTCGGAGAACCGCTGGCTCCTCACCGACGTCCTGCGCGACGAGTGGGGCTACCAGGGCTACGTCGTCTCCGACTGGGGCGCCGTCAACAACCCGCCGGCAGCCGTCGCCGCCGGCCTCGACCTCACGATGCCCGCCGCGGGCGCGCGCCACGCCGCGGACGTCCGCGCCGCCCTCGAGGCGGGCGAGGTCGACGAGGCCGCCATCGACATCGCCGTCTCGCGCATCCTCACCGCGCACGACCGCCTCCGCGCCGACCGCGGCGCGACGGAGGACGTCGACTTCGAGGCGCACCACGCCCTCGCGCGTCGCATCGCGGCCGAGAGCACCGTGCTCCTCGCCAACGAGGGCGCGATCCTCCCGCTCTCGGCCGAGCAGGGCGGCGCGATCGCCGTCATCGGCGAGTTCGCGCGCACGCCGCGCTACCAGGGCGCCGGCAGCTCGCACATCAACCCCACCCGCCTCGACACCGCGCTCGAGGCCATCCGCGAGGCGACCAGCCGCGACGTCGCATTCGCCGCCGGCTTCCGCCTCGACGGTCAGGCCGACGCCGCGCTCGTCGACGAGGCCGTCGCCGCCGCCCGCGGCGCCGAGACCGTCGTGCTCTTCCTCGGGCTGCCCGACGCGGAGGAGTCGGAGGGCTTCGACCGCACCCACCTCGACCTGCCCGCCGTGCAGCGCGGGCTGCTCGACGCGGTCGTCGCGGCGAACGCGAACGTCGTCGTCGTGCTGTCGAACGGCTCCGTCGTCTCGCTCGACGGCATCGCCGGCCACGTCCCGGCCATCCTCGAAGCCTGGCTGGGCGGTCAGGCCTCCGGCTCTGCCGCCGCGGACGTGCTGTTCGGGATCGCCGAGCCCGGCGGGCGCCTGGCCGAGACCATCCCGCTGCGCCTCGCCGACAACCCCGCGCACGTCAACTTCCCCGGCACGCCGAAGAAGGTCGTCTACGGCGAGCGCATCTACGTCGGCTACCGCTGGTACGACATGACCGAGCGCGACGTGGCCTTCCCGTTCGGCTTCGGCCTCGGCTACACGACCTTCACGCTGTCGGATGTCGCGGTGTCGGCTCCCGAGTCCGGCCGCGCGCATGCCGTCGTCGAGGCGACCGTGACGAACACGGGCTCGCGTGCGGGCGCGGAGGTCGTGCAGGTCTACGTGGGCGACCCGGAGGCCTCCGTCGACCGTCCGGTGCGCGAGCTGAAGGCGTTCCAGAAGGTGCGGCTCGCCGCCGGCGAGTCGACCCGCGTGCGCCTCGAGCTCGACGACCGCGCGTTCGCGTTCTGGGGCGAGAGCGGCTGGACCGTCGAGCCCGGCGCGTTCGTCGTCGAGGTCGGCACGTCCTCGCGCGACATCGTCGCGGCCGAGACGATCGAGCTCGACGTGCCGGCTCCGGTCTTCTCGCTCGACATCGAATCGACCGTGGGCGACTGGCAGCGCCACCCGCAGGGAGCGGGCGTGCTCTCGCAGGCGCTCGCCCAGCAGGGCGCCCAGGTCGCGGCGATCATCTCCGACGAGGAGATGGTACGGATGCTGGAGTCGATGCCGCTGCGCACGCTGCTCGGCTTCGGCGGCGAGGTCGACGGCACGGAGGTCGTCCACCAGCTCCTCGCGGAGGTCTGACCCGCACCGAGAGGGCCCGCGCGTCGCGATGACGCGCGGGCCCTCTCGCGTCTGCGCGGGGTCGCGCGGAGAGGCGCGCGCGGGGCGTGAGCGGTGTCAGACCGCCACGCGGCCGAAGCTCGCGGCGAGGCCCGCGGGGGAGAGCGCGTGCTCCACCGCGAGCATGCTCGCGCCGACGACGGCCGCCCGATCGGCGGCAGCCGACTGCACGATCGACAGGTGCTCCGTCGCCAGCGGCGTCGAGCGCGTGTAGACGATCTCGCGCACCCCGGCGATGAGGTGCTCGCCCACGCGCGCCATCGATCCGCCGATGGCGATGACCGACGGGTTGATGAGGCTGACCGACGCCGTGAGGATCTCGCCGATGTCGCGCCCAGCCTGGCGGACGGCCTGGATCGCCTGGAGGTTGCCGTGCTTGACGAGCTCCACGACGTCGCCTCCGCTGCGCGCGGCCACGCCCTGCTCGCTGAGTGCGCGCGCGAGCGCGGGCCCGGACGCGAGCGCCTCGAGGCACCCGGTGTTGCCGCACTGGCAGGGGATGTCGACCCCGCGGGCCACGCGGACGTGGCCGATGTCTCCCGCGATGCCCTGCGCGCCGCGCTGCAGGCGACCGCCGGAGATGATGCCGGCGCCGATGCCCGTGGCGACCTTCACGAACATGAAGTGGTCGGCGCCCGGCCACGACGTGGCGCGCTCGCCGAGCGCGGAGATGTTCACGTCGTTGTCGACCAGCACCGGCACGGGCATGGGGAGGTGCGAGCGCACCCATCCGGGCACGTCGAACCGGTCCCAGCCGGGCATGATCGGCGGGTTCACCGGCTGGCCCGTGAAGAACTCCACCGGTCCGGGCAGGCCGATGCCGATGGCCGCGACGTCGGCCTCGCCGCGTCCCGTCTCCTCCAGCAGCCGGTGCGCGCTCTCGATCAGCCACGTCAGGACCGGCTCCGGGCCATCCGCGATGACGATGCGCTCGCTGTGCTCGGACAGCACGGCGCCGGTGAGGTCGGTGATCGCGACGGTCGCGTGCGAGGCGCCCAGGTCGGCCGCGACGACGACCTTGGCCGCCGGGTTCAGCGCGAACTGCGACGGCGGGCGGCCGCCCGTCGACACCGCGTCGGCCACGGGGGTGATGAGCCCCATCCTCATGAGCTCGTCCACGCGCGCGGCGACGGTCGATCGGGCCAGCCCCGTCGACTTCGCCAGCTCCGCGCGCGTGCGCGGCGTGCCGTCGCGCAGCAGCTGGAACAGCTGGCCGACATCGGCGCGGCCGGTGGAGGCCTCTCGCATGTCGCTTCCCTTCCCCGCGCCGCCGCAGCAGATCGCGGCCCCGACACGGACACGTCATCCTACGTGCGCGTCCGCTCCCTCATCCTGCGACGACGGCTCGGTCGGCGCGTGCTCGCTCCGCCCAGCGCGTCGTCCACGGCTCAGCTCGAGCGCGTGTCCCGCGCGGCGAAGCGCTGCTGCAGGAGCACCGCGATGACGATGATGACGCCCTTCGCGACGGCCTGCACCGAGGAGGAGAGGTTGTTCTGCACGAAGACGTTCGACAGCGTGGCGAAGATCAGCACCCCGAACACGGTGCCGGTGATCGTGCCGCGGCCGCCGATGAGGAGGGTGCCGCCGACGACGACGGCGGCGATGGCGTCGAGCTCCCACAGGGTGCCGTGCGTCGAGGTGCCTGCCGTGGTGCGCCCCAGGATCATGACGGCCGCGATGCCCGCGGTGAGCCCCGACAGGGCGTAGAGCCACATGGTGTGCCGCTTCACCTTGATGCCCGCGAGGCGCGCGGCCTCGCGGTTGCCGCCGATGGCGACGGTGCGGCGGCCGAACGTGGTGCGGTTCAGGAGCAGCCAGCCGGCGACCGCGACCAGGGCGAAGATCCAGATGAGGATGTCCACGCCCAGGATGTCGACGTTGAGCGCGCGCACGAAGTCGCGGTCGGAGATGACGAGGGTGCGGTTGTCGGCGAGGATCTCGGCCACCCCGCGGGCGCCGACGAGCATCGCGAGCGTGGCCATGAACGCCGCGACCCGGCCGTAGGCGACCACGACGCCGTTGATGAGCCCCGCTCCGAGGCCGATGAGGAGGGCGATGAGGATCATCAGGGTCCAGTGGATGGAGTCGGCGAGGTCCTGCACGACCGCCAGCGACGCCGCCACCGAGGCGAGGGCGGTCACCGCGCCGACCGACAGGTCGATGCCGCCGGAGATGATCACGAAGGTCATGCCGATGCTGATCACGCCGATGATCGACGCCTGACGCAGGATGACGAGCGCGTTGTCGAACGTGGTGAACGTGCCGGGCGCGGTCACGGCGCCGACGATGACGATGATGAGCAGCGCCACCACGAGGCCGAGGTTGCGCCCGGCGGAGCTCGAGAAGAACCGGCGCAGGGGCGATGCGGGCGCGGTGGTCGCGGTGGCCGTGGTGGGGTCGGCGAGATCGGGGGACGTCTGCGCGCTCATGCCGCAGCTCCTTTCATGACGAGATCGAGCACGCCGTGCTCGTCGATCTCCGAGGCGGGAAGAGTGGCGAGGACGCGCCCGTCGCCGACGACGAGCACGGTGTCCGCGAGTCCGAGCACTTCCTCGATCTCGCTGGAGATGACGACGACGGCGTTGCCGGCCGCCGCGAGGCGTCGGATGAGTCCGTAGATCTCCGCGCGAGCGCCCACGTCCACGCCGCGCGTGGGCTCGTCGAGCAGCAGCACACGGCTGCCGTGGACGAGCCAGCGCGCGAGCAGGATCTTCTGCTGGTTGC encodes:
- the cydC gene encoding thiol reductant ABC exporter subunit CydC, which encodes MAAPEVERAKRDETPQPALDPWVLEAERTAGVPGFRRPDLGPVPRARLVALGVLAALRALGLVLIADAIARGIAALATGGLDTAAARALLIAGVAGALLRAGAEWATAVTARRVASEVKRDLRSRLWRRIAGGDAAGGGTAVLAADGLDDLDDYYVQSLPALIAAAVVPLVVGLRILGADWISAGVVVLTVPLVPLFMILIGKHTQQRTDAALSALTRLADHLAELARGLPVLVGLGRVAEQTDALDGIQRAYRERTQETLRWAFLSALALELIATISVALVAVLLGIRLLNGTVELAPAILALVLAPECYAALREVGTAFHASQDGLAALDRAKALLSRPVARDVRDGGALATVRVESLAVRYAGREHVAFTPVTAELSGIVSVAGPSGAGKSTLLAALTGTLPADATATGRVDGVGADGVGWAPQAPRGFAGTPIEELALYGAADPLGALAELGLAHVAEASIAELSPGELRRLAVARALARVDAGARLLVLDEPTAHLDRASADRVRAAIRRRAERATVVLASHEPETLALATSTVALAPAAPLTPGTVSHAARPSAASPVSQPARASEPRTRSDRDTADQAKGLSLLSLLRPELPAWAGAVALGVVATGLGLALTAVSGWLIVRASVEEYIMYLLVAIVGVRAFGIGRSVGRYAERLVTHRAAFRTVDALRLRLWRAIAARGAGSRRLLEGGAPLDYLVTLADDLRDQLPRVVAPLAIGVLAALGAVVTTWFVVPHLTLLVLVVLAGALALAAWLSSLAERGAGRARVAARSEIVRGTAALAAASADLRGNGMAPAALTALDAAAARLADAERRASWAAGLGTAVVTAATAILAVVVAPLSPGIPAESVSVIALLALALLDPLAGFVAAAHRVPALREVIGRLAPVLRPAPTAAWGEQQPDGVTQAVDLDDVAVQYPGADHPAVSGVSGTATAGRWLVVAGPSGSGKSTLLSAIMGALPVAHGEIRADGTALTSLDEHAWRGRVAWCPQDAYVFDSTLRGNLLLARGRDESPDDAALQDALIRVGLGPLLAALSDGLSTRVGAAGSALSGGERQRLAVARALLARADVILLDEPTAHLDAPTAAAMMADVRAATEDRVVVLVSHRDEDRRPDDALVHL
- the cydB gene encoding cytochrome d ubiquinol oxidase subunit II; the encoded protein is MDALPVFWFIAIAALWTGYLLLEGFDLGVGMHMLFGTREERDRRVMLNTIGPVWDGNEVWLITAGAATFAAFPHWYASLFSALYLPLTITLIGLIIRAVGIEYRGKVATARWARFWTRCIGIGSVIVTFCVGAALALTSTGLPLDENGNRVGGPFVWLTLPAIIGGLAVVGFALAHSSTFLALKSDGPVRARAGRFSSRWAPFCLIPAAVWALWVQFAHGGTLLSWALVVLAVVAAVYGWLQARRRREGRAFVGYAGFGVFGVAAIFAGLFPRVLPSTIDPAFDLTVWTASSGQYTLGVMTVVACVGLPVVLLYQAWSYWIFRRRVTPGMIPDVHVVLPAILRAK
- a CDS encoding cytochrome ubiquinol oxidase subunit I, yielding MDVLDIARWQFGITTVYHFLMVPLTIGLGMCVAIFQSAWVRTGDERFLRMTKFWGKLYLINFIVGVATGLVQEFQFGMAWSEYSRFVGDVFGAPLALEGLLAFFVESTFLGVWIFGWGRLRKGLHLAALWCAVIGSWVSAYFIIVANSWMQHPVGVELGDDGRPVMTDIWAVLTNNTAIAAFTHTILGALVVAGMFLLGLSWYHLWRRRHDGIDSVDDDGRVVVGRADVPGRDEKDHGVWLWSLRFGAVVAILGFAGTVISGDVQGKLMYEQQPMKMAAAEAACHTGSSFSVLSLGDPGSSDCSDVVTLIEVPGVLGFLGTGEWGAEMPGISDLEPQYVDQYGETIPDDALYGDRAGSEVQYVPVMWITYWGFRLMIGLGGIVAGAAVIALWLTRKGTVSRSPWIMRLALLGILAPFAANIAGWIFTEMGRQPFVVAPNPDATGVDGVFMFTAAAVSPGVTAGELLFSVISLAAVYAVMLVFELFLLVKYVRGGVASAMPELAPAHDRDDHPDGDGPRDDVLAFAY
- a CDS encoding BlaI/MecI/CopY family transcriptional regulator yields the protein MGTLGELERAVMDAVWDADVPLTAYDVKDRLELEQGRALAATTLLTVLSRLEKKGFVASDRSVRPHRYTPVASRADHVAELMHEVLGESADRMAVLERFVGGVSEEDAAVLRKLLRGAV